The stretch of DNA ctctcactgagccaaaccggctagggcaacaattagaacttttaagaaaaataaaaaagtgagtgGCAAAgggccctagcccgtttggctcagtggatagagtgtggatCTGCAGACCAAATGGTCCTGGGTTTGCTTCCAGTGAagggttgcagactcctccccagccagcaccctgatcagggctagtgcaagaagcaaccaatcaatgtgttactttggcattgatgtttctgtctttccctctctcttctattctccctaaaaaattcaatggaaaaatatcctcagttcaggattaacaaacaaacaaacaaacaaacacaagaaaagaaagagagaaagaaagaaagaaagaaagaaagaaagaaagaaagaaagaaagaaaggaaagtagTACACTACTCTGCAGTGAACATTTACATGGTCATAATAATGTAAATTATGATCATGATCCAATTATAGTGGTATAACTATATTTTAGGATAGGGTGACAGGAGAGgagggtttcctttttttaatgttacaCAGTCAGTTGGTACTGTTTAAAATAGATAATGAAACAGAGGTATGAACGAagtatcatatctaataaaagagtaatatgcaaattaaccatcactctgccacacccataacctacgcccacaagccacacccaccagccaatcaggagcgaatatgcaaataaacccaatcaagatggctacggccacagagagcaggagggaggcttgggtttccccagcaatggaggaagccaagctttccgcctgcccttgccagcctaggcctccactcaaggctacaaaatttcaatgatagaagatacataaatccaaacagaaatgcagcagccacggagctggaaagagcgggaggctagggttgcccctggtgatggaggaagccaagctttccgaacaccctggcctgcccaggcctctgcttaaggctacaaagtttcaattatagaagatacataaacctcaacagaaatggctgccaccacggagcaagcagaaggcttggctccactccaggctacaaagtttcaattgtagatgataaataaaccccagataccagggcttcctcttaggtcgccagggggtgtggccagcctgcataccatcacaggcccctcgctcaggccgccctatgtcccaagggaacccccactctgatctgggacatccttctgggcaaatcagctggcccccacccatgcaccaggcctctatcctatctaataaaagcgtaatatgcagattgaccatcactccaacacacaagatggctgcccccatgtggtcaaagatcctgcccccatgtggacacaagatgaccaccacaagatgaccagcagggaagggcagttaggggtgaccaggcctgcaggggatggcagttaggggtgaccaggttggcaggggagcagttaggcatcaatcaggttggcaggggagtggttagggggtgatcaggctggcaggcagaagcggttatgggcaatcaggaaggcaggcaggcgagcaattgggagccagtagtcctggattgtgagagggatgtcccaaattggagagggtgcaggctgggctgagggacaccccccccccccgtgcacaaatttcgtgcactgggcctctagtcctatataataaaaggttaatatgcaaattgaccaaagagcagaacaactggtcactatgacatgcactgaccaccagggggcagacgctcaacataggagctgccccatggtggtcagtgcactcccacagggagaacactgctcagccagaagcaggctcatggctggcgagcacggcggcagtggtgggagcctctcccgcctcgtgcagcagtcagacatccccagaggggtcccagattatgagagggcacaggccaggctaagggactccCCTCCCAGTgtatgggcctctagtctatacatatagCACTAACTCCTAGAAGAAGTAGCTTTGAGTTAAAAGTTGCAGTAAATAGATACTATTCAGAATAAGCCTTTATataactactagtggcccagtgcacaaaattcgtgcatgggggggttgtccctcagctcggcctgcaccctctccaatctgggactccctcgggagatgtccaactggcagttggacatccctctcacaatccgggacctctggctcctaaccgctcacctgcctgcctgcctgatcgctactaaccactctgcctgccggcctgcttgcccccaactcccccccccccttggcctgctcgcccccaactccacccccccacccctgctggcctgcttgcccccaaatccccccccccaccagcctgatcacctccactgccccccttgctggcctgctcgcccccaactgcccctgccagcctgctcacccctaaccgcctctgcctcagtcccaccaccatggctttgaccagaaggatgtccggaaggtctcccggtctaattagcatattacctttttattagaatagatataaactatataaataaacagtatgtattatttgtttgtttgttttgtgttttgtttttcttttttatattttttttattttgttttgtgttttgaatCACACATCTTACAGAAAGAAGAACAGGAATACAGATGTCttacagaaagaagaaaggacaGGAAGGCAGACAAGGAGAGTGACCACTCATTCTCTGATGGCGTAAATCACATACTGTATGCCTGCTCAAGACAGGGCTTGAGGTAACTACCAGGCATGCAAGTGTGGCAGGATAATTTAGTGAGATACAAAGTTTTATCTGTTCTGCGTATGtgtgtcttttctctttaaaacaagCAAGGGTTTGGCAGGGCTGAGAGAAGAGGCATCCTGATGTCAAAGGCCCTTCTATCTTCATAAAAGTGGAAAGCAAGTCTGGGAAGAGGTTATGCCCTGAAGAGGCTGGACTCAGGGAGGGTTTTGGAGATTTTTAAGACGGCGGAGGGGATTGGAGGTCCAGTCAGGGAGGGCAATGTGCCCTAGTCCCTGGCTGTGATGAAGCAAGTGGCAGGACCCAAGTAGAGGGCTCTGGGATCTATCTGGGGAAACGAGGCCAAGGTCAGTCAGTGGTTTTCATAACCAAATTcctgtctcaaaaaaaaaaaaaaaaaggagctaagAGTTTGGGAGTCCAGGACCTGGAGAGCCACACCTGCTGGAATGACAAGGACCACAGCATTCACTGGTGAGCCTGATGTCCAATGataggatgggggaggggcaggggagaagccTCTCTGGTACCTTGTTTCTGGGACTTTTGCACGGCCCTTGGGAGACGGGATCTATTTCTCATCAGCACTCTGGCGCAGAGGTTGGGAGTAGGAATCAAGTTCATTGAAAGAACATTGAAAAATGCAGTAACTCTTGCACATCTGCGTTTGTCGACTCTGATCACACCTTCGCCTGCCTCAGCAAACACTTTAAAGGCTTAATGGTAAGTGGTGAGTGCTGTGGCATGCTCAGGctccgggggaaggagaaggtggtGGGGCAGCCACCTCCAGCTTCTTGcccctttcttaaaaataaaaaataaaaataaaaaaaaatcgatctttaaaaaaaaatcctcacccaaggatatgtttttattaatttcagaaagagagggaggtggagggagggagagaaagagaaagaaacacttaGCAGTTGCCTCTCCTATGTACACACTGCAACCTGGTTATTTTCCCAGACCAGAAATGGAACtacaccttttggtgtaggggacaatGCTCCACCTAACGGAGCCATTAGGCCAGAGCTCTTGCCCCTTTCTTAAGCCctgttcctttccttccctcacgTCCGGCCCCTCGGATGGTCCTCCCTCACCTACATCAGGGGTCAAGGGGAATAGGAGAATCTCTTCTCTGGGGAGGAACAGGTAGAGGAGAGCCAGGCAGGTGCCTTCTGGGAGGGGAACCTAGATTTACATCTGAATTCTGGGTTTTAAGTGCCTGCCCTAGGAGACATCGTCCTTGGTGTGAAGAGATtaaaggggagaaaggagaacataagggaaggggaggagacttTCCCAATTGGAAGGAATCTGAGGGAGTCAAGAAGCCCAGATGGGAATAGAGAGCTCACAGCTGCAATAAACAAAGAGGAGAGGACAGGGACCCCGCTTTACTGATGGGGACAGGAGGGAGTCCTTTGGGGTTTTGGGGTTTTGGGGAGGGAATGCTGGGACTCTGCTTAGGGTAGATCTCAGTAGACTTGTGTTTGCCTGTGTTATGGGTGGGCCCaggctccagcctccctcccgggGACCCTCCCAAGAGGTACTTGGAAGTTTGTGAGCCGTAGGCCCCAAGGAAAAGGGGGGCAGTCTCAGTGGGGTTAGGGGGGTAGGGGTGAGAGCGAGGGAATGCTGAGCGTAATCAGGGAAGGGATCTCTCCAGGCTCTCAGAGGCCGGCAGTGCCACTGCGGGGTGTGCTCTGGGTTCACCATCTCTCGTTTGAGAGGAATTTCTCAGAGCCCAGgagcagcccaggacccacccgACCCGTCAACTTCCCTTCTACAGCCCACAGGTCCGGGCACCTGGGCCAGGAGGAAACTCCTGGGGTGGTGAGAACATATAATTCACCAGTCTGAGCTCCTGACGCCCTCGCCCCCTTAGTGACACGGGCTTCCCCAGGGACACAAACGTGCAGGAACAGATACCTGGGTGGGAAGCCAGAACAGCTTTTTATTCGGTTTATAAATCATATTTACAAGGAAGCGGTGGGTGCAGCGGGGAGCAGGGTCAGGTCCAGGGTCCTGGGTGACCTTTCCTCAGAGGGGACAGTcctgctgcctcctctcacactccctcctctgcctctctgggcctggcctggtgtgGGCAGCTCAGCCCTGCGGCGGGGGCTAGAAATACAGGAGGGATCGCTGAAGCAGGAGAAGGGCTGAGGCAAGGCCAGCATGGGGGTAGAAGGACTGCTCTGGGGCCCCTGAGTCCTCCCTCTCGTCTAGTCCTCTTCTTGTCCCTTGGATAGGGGCTCCAAACCCTGGTGCAGCTGATGAGGGCTCCCTGGGCTCCAAGCCGGGCACTGGGCTATGGCTTTTGGGGGGTCTGGGTGGTCTGCGGCTCTTCAGTCCTGGAAAGGGAGAAGAGGGGCTTGAAGGGTTGACGGAGGCTCTTTTTCACTTCcttccccagtcccttcagcttCCTTACCTCTTACAGCCTTTGGAGCCCTTTCTCTTCTTGCCAGACTTGTCCTTCTTACAGCGCGGTTTCCGTGGGGCTGGTGATGTGTCCAGACGCTGCATCAACCTCTGCACCCAGGCCTCCTTAGGGTCTGCGCACAGCTCTGCCTGAGAGCGCTTCCGAGGTGAGAACCTGGAGTCGGGCATTCGCAAGCCTGTCCTAATCTTGCCCACCTTGCCCAGCCCACTCAGCTTCACCCATGCCCTCGCACCCACTCACAGGATAGCCGGGATGGGGcagcccaggcttggctcctgcTTCCTGTAGCTGCGAACAAGCGTGTCAGGAATCTTCCTTACACTGTACTTGAGGCAACAGTCCTGTGCCCCTCCATCACTGCCTGCAGAGGGCGTTCACAGGGAGCCAGGAGCTACTTACAGGCTCCCAACCAGgcctctccagccccttcccccatcctAGGCAGCCCCCTCCTTGATACCTTGGGTCCAGGGGATGCAGAAGGCCAGGGCCAGGAAAAGGAGGCTCAGAGCCAGTGACTGAGCCATGGCTGTGGTAGAGGGTGAGTATAAGGCCACAGCTGTGGGTGAGGTGTAAGCTGCAGCTGGGGGTCCTAGAGTGGGTTGGCCTTTTATCAGTACTTCCCTTCATTTTTGGAATCCACCCAGGAATCTGATtgacctcttccttttctttctatttttttttttaaaagcaatgtaGATGTATTAAATAAACATTGGGCAAGTACAACTGGAATATACGCGTTTTGTTAAATGCTATCTGCTGACAAGATGCAGAAACAACTTGAAAGAACATTAAACAGTACTTTCCTTAGCTTcgaaatgaaaaaaacataaagcaactAAGTTGAGTAtgatacatattttaaacaagTGGGCCAGAAATGTTTTCACTGGTTCTGATAGtacagggttccttttttctaGCCAAATAATTCCACCTAAAAAATTGCCAAAAGGACACCAGGGAGATGGGTAATAGACAACTGAAGATACAAATTCTCCATTTGATATTCTCAAAATACCAACAGGACCCAAATATGTAAATTCCATTCTGCCATTAATAATTCCAAAATATTAGGAATCAGGAAGTGGCTGGGAAGTTACATAGAGAAAAATTTGAACTACCTTGATCCAAAGTTACTTCTATGCTTTACCACTCAGTAATTGCCCTCAATTaaggaaaattacattttatctatataattatttttacttaaaaagtttTCTTATGCCAATTCAGATTGGTTGACCAATTCGACTAATTATCAAGGGTGCTCAACATTTCCATTCTGGGCCAGTCCTATCACTCTCAAATTTTGGTAAATCTGCCCGTTTTCAGCATAACAACATGTATGGCCCTGGGCAAGCAGTCCCTAAATCACAGACATGATCTAGGATCATTTGTTCCTAAGAGGCTTTAAATTCTTTCTCAAATAACAAAGACCCATAATGGTTTCATTCTTCTCATGTCAAGACCTGACAATTCATACACTGTTCCTCTGCTGATTTTGAAGCAAGAACAGCTTTATACTATAGTCTATTCATCATATAGTGTAAGTTTTAAGGAAAAGGAAGATCCATATTTCTTATTGgaactatttttcttgtttgaggTTTTTTTCAGACCTGAATTTCTTCTAAATTTATACTGATCCAAACACATTTGGGAACATTGCTTCTAAGGCCCATTCTCTGATGAAAATGGGGAAGTTACCTGAGTCCCAGTATTTTCAGCCTAACATTACAGCTATCATCTAGAAAAAGCAATAAAGGAAAGTTATTTATACTTCTACAAAAAATAGAGCTATAGAATGTAAAACGCCATAAAGCCAGGTGGATGTATAAGGCTTTTTCTGCTTCATTTTCTTAGGAGAAGGGAGTTATATGAAAATTTTCTCATCTCCTTCCCCCCATTCCTCCATGTCCAAAGTTGAAGGCAGGTCATATTGTATGGTCCATCACATCTTCTGAACAGAAAATCTATTTAAGTCACTTTTCTTCCAGCCTTAGCAATAGGGAAAAAGTTCCAAGTGCTATATAAAACtccacaaaaaagaatgaaataatctGTAATACAGCAGCCTCTCATCCCAGGGAGGAGAAAAGGGTTCCAACACTGGACTCAAAGCCTTTGTTTCCTTTACCAACCTTCACTAAACCCAAGCATGCATTCATTGGGTTAGCACAATATGGTCCttccttagaagaaaaaaaaaattaaaagaaaataccaaaTGTCCAAAGACTTATGAGAAAGAACAGGCTCCTTCTCTTGGAGAAAAATCCCTCTTCTCATAAGAAAAATGGATttacatgttaaaatatatatttatacagagACTGTGATGGCTTATTCATATATGAAATTAACTTTGTGGATATCCTGTTTTTATGCTTCTTTATCACATCAAAGGTTTCACTGCAAAGCTGGACCTTTGTTCTTATCCAGTTCATCTATGTCACAGGATAAGCCAGGATTTAtagataaagatatatatatatatatatatatgcatctcTTTCATTTCAAATTACAACACATCTGAAATTTACTGCTGCAGTCTCGACTGTTTTTGATAGTGGCTAAAATGGGAAGACAttaaaaaaaccaaccaaacccTGATATCACACCTACACTTGCTATTTAGATAGTCTTCTTCCTGGGAATAAAAGGTAAAGAATTCACAAATACCACCATCTAAGCACCAGTTTCAAATTAAACATCACCCTTCAGCTTGCAAAATAAGTTCTTCACAAGTAAGCAATTGGCAGAAGAAACAcgtcagttttctttcttcctggagAAGTTGGCAGGATGACTGCATCCTAGGAGCTTCTCTGTGTTAAATTTGAGaggtgggaagaaaaagaaaagcagtctTTTGCAATCCAAATCATGGAGGTCAAGTGTAGAGGGATATCCGCATTTCAAGATTACGGAAGTGGTTGGATAGAAGCAGCAGGACTCCCCACTCCAGAAGACAACACAGAAATACTTGCCAAATCCTGAgttcagaattttttcttttcaagatgAATATAAAAGCACCTAAAAGTCAAGGAAAATGTTCTTCTTCGCATGAGCCAGCAGAAGCACTGGACCGGCCAGAAGCCGGCCCACCCGGCCCAAAGGCCAGCTCGCCGGCGAACACCTCaggccgccatcttggctccttcAGAAGAAGGACCTCTTCCTTTTCTGGCACaaagtttgtttcttttatttcatttatttatttatttatttatattttattgatttttttacagagaggaagggagaggtagagagagctagaaacatcgatgatagagaaacatctaccagctgcctcctgcacaaccccctaccaggggatgtgcccgcaaccaaggtacatgcccttgaccggaatcgaacctgggacctttcagtctgcagaccgacgctctatccactgagccaaaccggtttcggctcaaagtTTGTTTCTTagcaaatttttttattgtttaaagtattacttatgtctcattccccccctccccctgccccaccactcccaccccctaggACAAGCCCccagggtctgtgtccattgtttatgctcatATTcttgcatacaagttctttggttgctctcttacccctcccctgccttctctctgaggttggacggtctgttcagtgtttctttgtctctggatctgtttttgttcatcagtttatgttgttcattatatcccacatatgagtgagatcatgtgatatttatctttctccgactggcttattttgcttagcataatgctcttcaggtccatccatgctgttgcaaatggtaaaagttccttcttttttatagtggtgtagtaatccattgtgtatgtaccacagttttttaagccactcacctactgatgggcacttaggctgtttcaaatcttagctattgtaaattgtgctgctatgaacataggggtgtatatatcctttctgattgatgtttctggtttttttgggatatattcctagaagtgggatcactgggtcgaatgggagttccatttttaacttttttgaggaaactccatactgctttccacagtggctgcaccagtctgcattcccaccagcagtgctcaagggttcctttttctccgcatcctctccagcacttatttgtttaattgttgatgacagccattcagacaggtgtgagatggaaccccattgttgttttgttttgcatctcttggatgattagtgacgttgagcatgtttttatatgtctcttggccttctgtatactCTCCTTCAAAAAGtgactatttaggtcctttgcccattttttgattggattgtttatcttccttttgttaagttgtatgagttccctacaaattttagagattaaacccttatctgagatagcattggcaaatatgttctcccatgcagtgggctttcttgttgttttgttggtggtttctttgttgatggttttgttgatggtgcagaagctttttattttgatgtagtcccatttgtttattttctccttggttgttcctagggcaatggaaaaattatatttatatgattaaataaaacaagaaagaggGAAAACAGGTCTATCACATCTTTTCATTTGTGCAGAAAATgtatcagtttatttattttttatttttttaaaatatatattttgagatcaaccaaaggacttgtgtgcatgcatatgagcctatccaacggttaagttcaacagggggttggggcatccgtggagaggggtgtgggatgggaatgggggaatgaggacaaatatgtgacaccttaatcaataaagaaattaaaataatatatatatatatatttatatatatattttattgattttttacagagaggaagggagagggatagatagagttagaaacatctatcagctgcctcttgcacaccccctactggggatgtgcccacaaccaaggtacatgcccttgactggaatcgaacccaggacctttcattccgcaggctgatgctctatccactgagccaaaccagtttcggctgtatCAATTTATTTATGCATCCTTTGCTAAGTTAATTTGAAAGATACATGGAGAAACAAAAGGGGAGACAAGGGTGGGAAAGAGGCCTagtacatgctttttaaaaaaagtatatttatgtCTACTTAtaaaaacaactagaggcccagtgcatgtaatTCTtgccctgggggttggggggtggggaggagtccctcagcccagtctgcaccctctcgcagtcgggGACCCCTCAGGTGGTGTCTGCCTttcggcttaggcccgatctccaGTTCGGGGCTGTTTGGGCTGATTGGGTTTAGGGgctttcgcagtctgggaccacttgctccttaccacctgacTGCagcgggggtgggagaggctcccattactgccactgtgctcgctagccatgagcccgctgagcggcactccccctgtgggagctcactgatccccagggggcagctcctgtgttgagcatctgctccctggtggtcagtgtgcattatagcgacggttcattctggttgttctgccgtaaaggtcgctttggcttttataatatagattatttttgGTGATTGAAGTCAAGTAAATGCACTGGCCCTTCATCCAGAGGCCTCACCTCTTCCTCCAGTCTTTCTCACAAGTCCTCTCCAATCCACCCACTAAATTGTCTGGTAAAAACAGACTGCCTTTCCTACTGCCAAATGCTAAGTGTTCTGCATGTTGATAAGTTTCTCTCCCACCTGGAATATGCTTCTTTGTAGAGGGAAGTGacgcttcctttttttttttatatatatattttattgattttttacagagaggaagagagagggatagagagttagaaacatcgatgatagagaaacattgatcagctgcctcttgcacaccccccactggggatgtgcctgcaaccaaggtacatgcccttgaccggaatcgaacctgggacctttcagtccgcaggccgacgctctatccactgagccaaaccgtttttttttttttaatatattttattgattttttacagagaggaagagagagagatagagagtcagaaacaatgatgagagagaatcatcgatcagctgcctcctgcacacccaccactggggatatgcccacaaccaaggtacatgcccttgaccggactcgaacccgggacccttgagtccgcaggccgacgctctattcactgagccaaaccggttttggcgagggAAGTGACACTTTCAATTAAGGGTCACAACCTAATTGTTGCTCATGGAGATTCTTCTGTCCCTCTTCCTCAAGAGATGCTTATGTCCCTAAACACTCAATTTTCTGGGACAGATGACCAGACAGTTGTTGTGAAGGAGAGAGCCAAGCCATCAGGCTGACGTAGGTGTGGAGAATGAAGAGAAGGTGGGAGCACAGACACTGCCTGTGAGCCGGCATGTTTAGCCTCTGGCTCTGTAACCTTTACAACCAGACAACCTGACATCATCATGGACAGAATGAATCACCACACAAGCTTCCCTAAGACATACGATCTTTGAGACTACACCTGCCTTGTGAAACAGAAGGGTTTGTGATGCAGTCTGGTGACCGGGTTCTATTCTCTGTGAGGTGGAGATGACAAGGCATAGCATTGGGAATCATTAGACAGGAGGATCCTGAACGCCTAGATATAGGGATGGCTCTTCCCCTCATGCGAAAGCCATGTTGAGCTTTACTTTTGTTCTTCGGAATGTTGgatatttcttatatatatatggcaCTATCTTCCTTATTATCCTAATTATCTGGCAAGTGAAAAGGAGTTACTATGGGTTAAGGTTGGAACCTAAAAGGAGCTGTTACCAGGTAGGGAAATAATAACATTGTAATTGAACTAGTTAAGTTTTAGATAAGAAGCTTTTTAAGTTCTCAGAATCTCCTTCTACCTTTCTTGCCAATTTTTATACTATACATTCAGTTACTCTAATATGGTGCTTTTCTCAGAGCCTAGAAGTAATTTCCTACTAAGCCATCCCTGCAATGTATTCTAATGGAAAGATCAAGAACCTCTCATTGGGTTGAgacctagatgaaatggaatCTATCTCACTGGATCTCAGAAGACATCCCAATATGGGGGTTTCTTCTGGTTGGTGGACTTAGTAAGCAAAAGTCCTAGGGCTGTTAAAACTAGTCACCATCaccatttaatttatttcactATCCCTCCTGTGTCACGCTTTCCCTCTAAAGAACCTGTCCTAAGAAAGAGAACAGGAAGTAAGGAATGTGGAGAGACTTGAACTGAGAAATAAGTAGGAAAATGAAATGTTGGGATGAAAGGTTGGAGCAAAGGCAGGTAATGTGAGTGCATTAAATACAGACATACATAGACAGGGTTTTGGAAATTTATATTCGTTCTGTCTCATTTtggacataaaaatgaaaagtgtcccaacctcacactctaactttttttgtctttaagtGTCACCAAAAACTCAGGCAAAAAGCTAGAGATGCGGCATCAAGAGGTAAAGTACCAGTCTCTTCTCTGACTCCCTTTTACTGTGGATGGGGTTTCCATGGATTTTGTCCCTCTTTGATCTCTGGTGCTTGGGACAGGTTCTCTAAACACTAAAGGTTCCAATTCCACAAGTTGACGCATTCTCCCAGAAGACTATTGGATGGAAAATCAGAGCCTTGGAATGTTCCAAAACCCTCTACTTTAACCCAAAGAATGAGGAAGTAGCACCTAAGTCAGTTACTAGTTTTATGACCCTTTGTAagtcatttcatttttcaatccTTAGTTCATTAAATGGCCATTTGAAGATTTGCTTCACTCACAGTGTGGCCATGAGCATCTAATCATTAG from Eptesicus fuscus isolate TK198812 chromosome 15, DD_ASM_mEF_20220401, whole genome shotgun sequence encodes:
- the CCL21 gene encoding C-C motif chemokine 21 is translated as MAQSLALSLLFLALAFCIPWTQGSDGGAQDCCLKYSVRKIPDTLVRSYRKQEPSLGCPIPAILFSPRKRSQAELCADPKEAWVQRLMQRLDTSPAPRKPRCKKDKSGKKRKGSKGCKRTEEPQTTQTPQKP